In the genome of Deinococcus deserti VCD115, one region contains:
- a CDS encoding helicase-related protein — MSLRRFSARLGRIDEDFLIPRLTGASTYDRLCGYFTSSVLHLLQEPFSTVGHIRMVCNSDLNPSDVAVAKIAEEQQRRRWHASKPELQLLHAPPEIRERLRLLHAALLSGQIEIRVLPDEAFGFMHGKAGVVTNGTKTAFMGSVNDTASAWSRNYELLWEDASPEGVAWVQAEFDALWNHHQAVPLARAVIDDLKRLAGRHDLTLQEWRDLLQGDLGSGGHDLKEVMAPLIEAPLYTNEMGLWPHQKAFIHQTILAHSGPFKRARLLLADQVGLGKTLQLAVSAQIIALQGEKPVLIAVPKTLLGQWQAEMWDLLRVPSARWDSSVKGWIDERGRVTRGFRNCPRRIALVSSSWLSFLGDSPHEVFEQDFELVILDEAHRARKSGKGKQRRPNNLYRAFCRLAARSRSVLLATATPVQLDLVEAHDLLQVLAQGAPEVLGGPFSWWNMHVDQGLELAVGRQAPPTGFMEQWGWYRSPVAQSRDAHGRLDADLLDIRRSLGLHNGEFEAGSDGYNRLSPIEERHITRDFPQWVRDQNPYIRRIIMRTRKALEEQGQLERIEVDLQGDRADEAVPVASEVARAYEIAEKICEVLGTQHNLTGFAKTALLRRISSSLEAGYISVSRMLHGEAVIPDEETEEDEEEVTVQATDEMRRQLEELKWVLGRARSNDPKIKLTIDLLTGDSAVTRGQKSWLQDGCILFSQYLDTARVVARKLSAHFPDVRVGLYTNEEQSGFYDNGDFTGCERQALKDQVRDGTVTLLVGTDAASEGLNLQRLSNLINIDLPWNPTRLEQRKGRIQRIGQKHSTIRIYNMRYQGSIEDRVHQRLSERFGDIAALFGLIPQVLEDSWVELAKAEEQRVKVLLDHVGEAEKTALLHPFERVHQQVPDLSHWDECTAVLKQTEAAAHLEQGWGTHHQ; from the coding sequence ATGAGCCTGCGCCGCTTCAGCGCCCGTCTCGGCCGCATCGACGAGGACTTCCTGATCCCGCGCCTGACCGGGGCCAGCACGTACGACCGTCTCTGCGGGTACTTCACGTCATCCGTCCTGCACCTGCTTCAGGAGCCGTTCAGCACCGTGGGCCATATCCGCATGGTGTGCAACTCCGATCTGAACCCGTCCGACGTGGCCGTCGCAAAGATCGCTGAGGAGCAGCAGCGCCGCCGCTGGCACGCCAGCAAACCCGAGCTTCAACTCCTGCACGCGCCTCCGGAAATACGTGAACGCCTGCGTCTCCTCCACGCAGCACTGCTCAGCGGCCAGATAGAGATCCGGGTCCTGCCGGACGAGGCCTTCGGGTTCATGCACGGCAAGGCCGGCGTCGTCACCAACGGCACGAAAACAGCCTTCATGGGCAGCGTGAACGACACAGCCAGCGCCTGGAGTCGCAACTACGAACTGCTCTGGGAAGACGCCTCGCCGGAAGGCGTCGCGTGGGTCCAAGCGGAATTCGACGCCTTGTGGAATCACCACCAGGCGGTGCCGCTCGCCCGGGCCGTCATCGATGACCTCAAGCGCCTCGCCGGCCGGCATGACCTGACCTTGCAGGAATGGCGTGACCTGCTGCAGGGGGATCTGGGCAGCGGGGGTCACGACCTGAAGGAAGTGATGGCGCCGCTTATCGAAGCGCCTCTGTACACCAACGAGATGGGCCTCTGGCCGCACCAGAAGGCTTTCATCCACCAGACGATTCTGGCACACTCCGGCCCGTTCAAACGCGCGAGGCTCCTGCTCGCCGATCAGGTCGGGCTCGGCAAAACCCTGCAACTTGCCGTAAGCGCGCAGATCATCGCCCTGCAAGGTGAGAAGCCCGTACTGATTGCCGTCCCAAAGACCTTGCTTGGGCAGTGGCAGGCGGAGATGTGGGACCTTCTGCGCGTCCCGAGTGCCCGCTGGGACAGCAGCGTGAAGGGCTGGATCGATGAGCGGGGTCGCGTCACACGGGGCTTTCGGAACTGCCCTCGCCGCATTGCGCTGGTGTCCTCCAGCTGGTTGTCCTTTCTCGGCGACAGCCCGCACGAAGTCTTCGAGCAAGACTTCGAACTGGTGATCCTCGACGAGGCACACCGCGCACGAAAATCTGGCAAGGGAAAACAACGCCGGCCAAATAATCTTTACCGCGCCTTCTGTCGCCTCGCGGCGCGCAGTCGCAGCGTCCTCCTCGCAACTGCTACGCCTGTGCAGCTTGACCTCGTCGAGGCGCACGATTTGCTGCAGGTCCTCGCGCAAGGGGCGCCGGAAGTGCTCGGTGGGCCTTTCTCCTGGTGGAACATGCACGTTGACCAGGGCCTCGAACTGGCGGTAGGCCGCCAAGCTCCACCTACTGGGTTCATGGAGCAATGGGGATGGTACCGATCCCCGGTCGCGCAGAGCCGTGACGCACACGGCCGCCTCGACGCAGACCTGCTCGACATCCGCCGGAGTCTTGGCCTCCATAATGGTGAGTTCGAGGCCGGCAGCGACGGCTACAACCGCCTCAGCCCTATTGAGGAGCGGCACATCACACGTGACTTCCCGCAGTGGGTCCGGGATCAGAACCCGTACATCCGGCGGATTATCATGCGCACCCGCAAAGCTCTGGAAGAGCAAGGGCAACTCGAACGCATCGAAGTAGACCTTCAGGGCGACCGCGCAGACGAAGCGGTGCCCGTTGCAAGTGAAGTTGCCCGTGCTTATGAGATCGCCGAGAAAATTTGCGAAGTCCTGGGCACGCAGCACAACCTGACGGGCTTCGCCAAGACGGCCTTGCTACGCCGCATCAGTTCAAGCCTCGAGGCCGGATACATCAGCGTCAGCCGCATGCTACATGGCGAGGCAGTCATTCCCGATGAGGAAACCGAAGAGGACGAGGAGGAAGTCACCGTCCAGGCCACAGACGAGATGCGGCGTCAGCTTGAGGAGCTGAAATGGGTGCTCGGCCGGGCCCGCTCTAACGACCCGAAAATCAAACTGACCATTGACCTGCTCACTGGCGACTCTGCCGTCACGCGCGGGCAGAAAAGCTGGCTGCAGGACGGCTGCATCCTCTTCTCGCAGTATCTCGACACCGCCCGCGTGGTAGCTCGCAAGTTAAGTGCACACTTCCCAGACGTCCGCGTGGGCCTCTACACCAACGAGGAACAGAGCGGCTTTTACGACAATGGCGATTTCACTGGCTGCGAACGGCAGGCCCTCAAGGATCAGGTCAGAGACGGTACCGTTACCTTGCTGGTGGGCACAGACGCAGCGTCTGAGGGCCTGAACCTGCAACGCCTGTCGAATCTCATCAACATCGACCTCCCGTGGAATCCCACGCGCCTTGAACAACGGAAAGGTCGCATTCAGCGCATCGGGCAGAAGCACTCGACGATCCGCATCTACAACATGCGGTACCAGGGTTCGATAGAGGACCGCGTTCACCAGCGCCTCTCCGAGCGCTTCGGTGACATCGCTGCGCTATTTGGCCTGATCCCTCAGGTCCTTGAGGACAGCTGGGTAGAACTCGCGAAAGCTGAGGAGCAACGCGTGAAAGTGCTGCTCGACCACGTCGGTGAAGCCGAGAAGACCGCCCTGCTTCACCCCTTTGAGCGTGTGCACCAGCAAGTGCCGGACCTCAGCCACTGGGATGAATGCACGGCTGTCTTAAAGCAGACCGAAGCCGCAGCCCATCTGGAGCAAGGCTGGGGCACACACCATCAATAA
- a CDS encoding anti-phage-associated DUF1156 domain-containing protein: MMTGTPPRPLSNAPALIERCFPVAKLSAESYKERTAGSAQRLTGMGKWWGRKPLVLVRASILGALLPATDDPQRDIEVFERLLGIDDTSLHQRSGLSTAQFTASSTQQRRKDSSLAESYEGPTDWASWMMINDHLGTNSSSLQELVEELGIMRFDEKTRVGDVFSGGGSIPFEAARLGCGTHASDLNPVAGLLTWSNQALLCATPKARKRIEAAQQGVYDEVDRQVIAWGIEHDEQGRRADAYLWCNEVLDPETGYVVPLSTTWVISLKDRVVAELVPDPVHRRYDIRIVSNASPEQMQRAQQGTVIEQYLVPPRTPEVPEPQRTLLSRLRTRHDDSQGLRPWTKDDLTPALGDFLQERLYCIRWSEDVRVGRRFKSLRSYESVTAADLEREARCLALLRDRLDDWRAKGYIPEDSITVGDRRQDRLLNARGWTYWHHLFTPRQLLLGGLLAEATEACSAARELLGFAGKVADRSSKFCLWSKATDTPTGTFMSHLLTPVYNWSARGLRLYKSLYLPTSSMLSADLHVELRDARAVDTHSHFWITDPPYADAIRYEDLSEFFLAWYGKRLTAHFPGWYADPKRALSLQGKDTVFNTSMIEVYSNLARLMPDNGLQIVMFTHRDVQIWADLAMIMWASGLKVTAAWTVATETEKRKTGANAVQNTVLLVLRKRGEVETLFDDEILALMEREVAQQLEDMKFLEGAGLTWSDADLQLATYAAALRVITSHDIDGIDPCRELLRVRAKGEKSPVHRLIEQASQVASRELKPRGLDADIWRELGAHERFYLKGLEAEHRGEERRSGVYQELSKGFAANAWHELVSERRGQGAYLLTAAEMGARGVHTGPLAGTLLRHVLMAVNLTTQTGQPEKGITWLQKEVQNFDMQHTKAIKLLDYLSKQTLPHWMAEAGAARILRGALMNAGV; the protein is encoded by the coding sequence ATGATGACGGGCACACCACCCAGGCCACTGTCGAACGCGCCCGCCCTGATTGAGCGGTGCTTCCCGGTCGCCAAACTTAGCGCCGAAAGTTATAAGGAGCGCACAGCCGGGTCTGCACAGCGGCTCACCGGGATGGGCAAATGGTGGGGCCGGAAACCTCTCGTGCTGGTGCGCGCCAGCATTCTGGGAGCTCTGCTGCCGGCCACCGACGACCCCCAAAGGGATATAGAGGTCTTTGAGCGCCTCCTGGGGATCGACGACACCAGCTTGCATCAGCGGTCGGGGCTATCCACCGCACAGTTCACGGCAAGTTCCACCCAGCAGCGCCGTAAGGATTCCAGTCTCGCGGAAAGCTACGAGGGCCCGACCGACTGGGCAAGCTGGATGATGATCAACGATCACCTCGGCACGAACTCCTCCAGCCTTCAGGAGTTGGTAGAAGAACTTGGCATCATGCGCTTCGATGAGAAGACGCGGGTTGGGGACGTGTTCTCTGGAGGCGGTTCGATTCCTTTCGAGGCTGCCCGGCTCGGATGCGGCACGCACGCCAGCGACCTCAACCCGGTCGCGGGTCTCCTCACTTGGAGCAATCAAGCGCTTCTGTGTGCAACGCCCAAGGCCAGGAAACGAATCGAAGCGGCCCAGCAGGGGGTGTACGACGAAGTAGATCGCCAGGTGATTGCTTGGGGCATCGAGCACGATGAGCAGGGCCGCCGCGCGGACGCTTACTTGTGGTGCAACGAGGTGCTGGACCCGGAAACGGGGTACGTTGTACCGCTCTCTACGACCTGGGTCATCTCGTTAAAGGACCGAGTCGTTGCTGAACTTGTGCCCGACCCGGTCCACAGACGGTATGACATCCGCATCGTGTCAAACGCAAGCCCTGAGCAAATGCAGCGGGCGCAGCAAGGCACAGTTATTGAACAGTACCTCGTTCCGCCCCGCACGCCTGAAGTTCCGGAGCCGCAGCGAACGCTCCTGTCCCGCCTCAGAACCCGGCATGATGACAGCCAAGGCCTCCGGCCGTGGACGAAAGACGACCTGACTCCCGCGCTAGGCGATTTCCTTCAAGAGCGGTTGTACTGCATCCGCTGGAGCGAAGACGTCCGTGTTGGCCGGAGATTCAAGAGTCTCAGGAGTTATGAGTCCGTCACGGCGGCTGACCTGGAACGTGAAGCCAGATGTCTGGCCCTTCTGCGGGATCGCCTCGACGACTGGCGGGCAAAAGGCTACATCCCCGAAGATTCGATCACAGTGGGAGACCGTAGACAGGACCGTCTCCTGAACGCGCGAGGGTGGACATACTGGCATCACCTCTTCACACCACGCCAACTTCTGCTCGGCGGTCTGCTGGCCGAAGCGACAGAGGCGTGTAGCGCAGCACGGGAACTTTTAGGCTTCGCGGGCAAAGTTGCCGACCGGAGCTCTAAGTTCTGTCTGTGGAGTAAGGCCACAGACACGCCAACCGGCACCTTCATGTCCCACCTCCTGACTCCCGTATACAACTGGAGTGCACGGGGCCTGCGCCTGTACAAGAGTCTGTATCTCCCCACATCGTCCATGCTGTCAGCTGACCTGCACGTGGAGTTGCGGGACGCTCGAGCGGTCGACACGCACAGTCATTTTTGGATCACGGACCCGCCTTACGCCGACGCTATCCGCTACGAGGACCTCAGCGAATTCTTCCTAGCGTGGTACGGCAAGAGACTCACCGCGCATTTTCCAGGCTGGTACGCTGACCCGAAACGTGCGCTGTCTTTGCAAGGCAAGGACACGGTCTTCAATACATCCATGATCGAGGTGTACTCCAATCTTGCGCGGCTCATGCCGGACAACGGCCTGCAGATCGTCATGTTCACGCACCGTGACGTCCAGATCTGGGCGGATCTTGCCATGATCATGTGGGCCTCTGGCCTGAAGGTTACCGCCGCTTGGACAGTAGCCACAGAAACTGAAAAGCGCAAGACGGGAGCCAATGCCGTGCAAAACACGGTGCTCCTGGTCCTCAGGAAACGCGGTGAGGTTGAGACGCTGTTTGACGATGAAATTCTCGCCCTCATGGAGCGAGAGGTTGCCCAGCAACTTGAGGACATGAAGTTCCTCGAGGGTGCGGGCCTGACCTGGAGTGACGCAGATCTGCAACTAGCGACCTACGCTGCGGCGCTACGTGTCATCACCTCACACGACATCGACGGCATCGACCCATGCCGCGAACTCCTCAGGGTGCGCGCTAAAGGAGAAAAGTCCCCAGTTCACCGCTTGATCGAACAGGCCTCACAGGTCGCCAGCCGGGAACTGAAGCCGCGTGGCCTTGACGCGGACATCTGGCGTGAACTCGGTGCGCACGAACGCTTTTATCTCAAAGGCCTCGAAGCTGAGCACCGCGGCGAGGAGCGGCGTAGCGGAGTGTACCAGGAGCTTTCTAAAGGCTTCGCCGCAAACGCTTGGCATGAGCTTGTCAGCGAGAGACGCGGCCAGGGCGCCTATCTGCTTACCGCCGCCGAGATGGGTGCCCGCGGCGTCCACACGGGTCCGCTCGCCGGGACACTGCTCCGTCACGTCCTAATGGCCGTGAATCTCACCACGCAGACCGGTCAACCAGAAAAAGGCATCACCTGGCTCCAGAAAGAGGTGCAGAACTTCGATATGCAACACACCAAAGCCATCAAACTTCTCGATTACCTCAGCAAGCAGACTCTCCCCCACTGGATGGCGGAAGCCGGAGCGGCCCGCATCCTGCGCGGGGCACTGATGAACGCTGGAGTCTGA
- a CDS encoding anti-phage-associated DUF1156 domain-containing protein, producing the protein MTQTHPLLPETPLADQPSLIEHAFPVAKLSAESYKERDAKQAQRLSPVGKWWGRKPLVLVRASLLGALLPATDDPQKDNEVFERLMGMDEFGLYERRTRKALTAGQFAALSSEEQLKDAILAEAYEGPSDKESWKFINNHLRTNAFTLQELVEQLGIMRFGEKPKVGDVFSGGGSIPFEAARLGCDTYASDLNPVAALLTWSNQTLLCATPKDKERIDAAQKWVYEEVDRQITNWRIEHDERGRRADAYLWCNEVLDPETGYMVPLSATWVISQSHRVVAELIPDELNKRYEIKIITGATDEQLHKAKFGTVVNQHLIPPPTLDNPHPHSTHMDRLMERSGIKQWQAEDISSRAEDLFQERLYCIRWVEKIKKVVGKKIKVKEVRHYESVTAADLDRERQCFEILLGKISNWQELGFLPTLKVEQGKEIHKPQSRRGWTHWHHLFTPRQLLINGLFAESVARSSAPAELLALVGKVADWNSKLCRWKPMNNSSSQTYSAQSLSPLYNYNVRGFQALSTVSITTSDLNCTPTKVELIDARGVENVRSIWITDPPYADAIPYEEISEFFLAWYEKRIPRLFPEWYTDSKRALALKGKGVSFNQSMIEVYSNLSQLMPNNGIQIVMFTHQDIEVWADLAMTMWASGLKVTAAWTVATETTDGLKGGTNSVQGTVLLVLRKRGAVTTLFDDEILSLMEYEVSKQLKDMQLLEGAGLRWTDADLQLATYAAALRVITTHDIDGVDPHRELLKVRAKGEKSPVHRLIEQASQVASRELMPRGLDAGIWRDLGAHERFYLKGLETESRGEHRSGVYQELSKGFAANSWRDLLGDERANQVRLMTASEMGSRFVSNGPLAGTLLRHVLMAMQITVREQDPAKGVAWLQSEVQNFGMQQTRTIKLLEHLGKQALPHWAEDAAAARLLRGALMNAGV; encoded by the coding sequence ATGACTCAGACCCATCCCCTCCTCCCTGAAACACCACTAGCTGACCAACCTTCCCTCATCGAACACGCCTTCCCAGTGGCGAAACTTAGTGCCGAGAGTTACAAGGAACGCGATGCAAAGCAAGCCCAGCGTCTGTCCCCAGTTGGCAAGTGGTGGGGCCGTAAACCTCTTGTGTTAGTGCGCGCTAGTCTCCTGGGGGCCCTTCTGCCCGCTACGGATGACCCACAGAAGGACAACGAGGTCTTCGAACGTTTGATGGGTATGGACGAATTTGGCCTGTACGAGCGACGAACGCGCAAGGCGTTGACTGCTGGTCAATTTGCTGCGCTTTCATCCGAGGAACAACTCAAAGACGCTATCCTGGCAGAAGCCTATGAAGGCCCAAGCGATAAGGAAAGCTGGAAGTTTATAAACAACCACCTCAGGACAAACGCTTTCACACTTCAGGAACTCGTGGAGCAGTTAGGCATCATGCGCTTCGGTGAGAAGCCAAAAGTAGGGGATGTGTTCTCTGGCGGCGGCTCGATTCCCTTCGAGGCTGCCCGACTCGGCTGCGACACCTACGCCAGTGACTTAAATCCTGTGGCGGCATTACTAACGTGGAGTAATCAAACTCTACTATGCGCCACACCCAAAGATAAGGAACGTATCGACGCAGCCCAAAAGTGGGTGTACGAGGAAGTGGATCGCCAAATAACCAATTGGCGCATCGAACACGACGAACGAGGCCGCCGTGCTGACGCTTACCTATGGTGCAACGAAGTGCTAGATCCAGAAACTGGGTATATGGTACCACTCTCAGCGACATGGGTGATTAGCCAATCCCATCGTGTAGTTGCAGAACTGATACCTGACGAACTAAATAAAAGATATGAAATTAAAATTATAACCGGCGCCACAGATGAACAGTTACATAAAGCTAAATTTGGCACAGTAGTAAATCAACATCTAATACCGCCCCCAACACTTGATAATCCCCATCCTCACTCGACCCATATGGACCGCCTAATGGAACGATCAGGAATCAAACAATGGCAAGCTGAGGATATTTCGTCACGAGCGGAAGACTTATTTCAGGAGCGACTTTACTGCATTCGATGGGTTGAAAAAATAAAAAAAGTGGTTGGCAAAAAAATCAAAGTTAAGGAGGTTAGACACTATGAATCAGTGACAGCTGCAGACTTAGATCGGGAAAGGCAATGCTTTGAAATTTTGCTAGGAAAAATCAGTAACTGGCAAGAGCTGGGCTTTCTACCTACTCTGAAAGTCGAGCAGGGCAAAGAGATTCATAAGCCACAGAGCAGGCGCGGCTGGACCCATTGGCATCACCTGTTTACACCGAGACAACTCCTTATAAATGGTTTGTTTGCAGAGTCAGTCGCCAGAAGCTCCGCGCCCGCTGAACTATTAGCCTTAGTTGGCAAAGTAGCAGATTGGAATAGCAAACTGTGCAGATGGAAACCGATGAATAATTCATCTAGTCAGACTTACTCAGCACAATCCCTCTCTCCACTTTACAATTATAATGTGCGCGGTTTTCAAGCCTTAAGCACGGTGAGCATTACGACTTCGGATCTTAATTGCACTCCAACAAAAGTTGAACTAATTGACGCAAGAGGTGTAGAAAACGTCCGGTCAATATGGATTACCGATCCTCCTTATGCTGATGCTATTCCTTACGAAGAGATAAGCGAATTCTTCCTTGCTTGGTACGAGAAGAGGATCCCCAGGCTATTCCCAGAGTGGTATACAGATAGCAAGCGCGCGCTGGCCTTGAAAGGGAAAGGGGTTAGCTTTAACCAATCCATGATTGAGGTTTACTCAAACCTTTCCCAACTTATGCCTAATAATGGCATACAGATCGTAATGTTCACTCATCAAGACATAGAAGTTTGGGCCGACCTTGCGATGACCATGTGGGCGTCTGGATTGAAGGTGACTGCGGCATGGACTGTTGCAACTGAAACCACAGATGGCTTGAAAGGCGGCACCAACTCTGTCCAAGGCACTGTTCTCCTTGTTCTCCGTAAACGAGGCGCAGTCACAACCCTTTTCGATGATGAAATTCTCTCCTTAATGGAGTATGAGGTCTCGAAACAACTCAAGGACATGCAACTTCTCGAAGGGGCTGGTTTGCGCTGGACCGATGCTGATCTCCAACTAGCCACGTACGCTGCTGCTTTGCGCGTGATCACCACACACGACATCGACGGAGTTGACCCTCACCGTGAACTTCTGAAGGTCCGCGCTAAGGGCGAGAAATCCCCGGTTCACCGCCTGATCGAGCAGGCTTCGCAGGTCGCCAGCCGGGAGCTTATGCCTCGTGGTCTCGACGCGGGCATCTGGCGAGACCTCGGCGCGCACGAACGCTTTTATCTCAAGGGCCTCGAAACCGAAAGCCGTGGCGAGCACCGTAGTGGCGTCTACCAGGAACTCTCCAAGGGATTTGCTGCGAATTCTTGGCGGGACCTTCTGGGCGATGAACGAGCCAATCAAGTGCGCTTGATGACTGCCAGTGAGATGGGCAGCCGGTTTGTGAGCAACGGGCCACTTGCCGGAACATTGCTGCGACACGTACTGATGGCTATGCAGATTACGGTCCGTGAGCAGGACCCAGCGAAGGGCGTCGCATGGTTGCAAAGCGAAGTGCAAAACTTCGGCATGCAACAGACCCGGACCATTAAGCTCCTTGAGCATCTGGGAAAGCAGGCCCTCCCCCACTGGGCCGAGGATGCGGCGGCCGCTCGCCTGCTGCGCGGGGCGTTGATGAACGCCGGGGTGTGA
- a CDS encoding DUF3780 domain-containing protein, with protein MTKQGITATPGHFAAPDSERPHMLVSVPNSRKELVNFYEVRENLAGRLTQTLRGQLTHKQWANVARTAEFAFNEQLREAGERPGRFLKTGDTRLSINNLGKELMVLVWAAEDATEDELDVIRVSWQRLHRIERWWLFNQTVALNGDPRGRGKGWRAALRLMLAATPTGPGNDVNDPDTTLKLMPTRTVKTKSGKNDMEPMFRKASA; from the coding sequence ATGACGAAACAAGGCATAACGGCCACACCAGGGCACTTTGCTGCTCCGGATAGCGAACGGCCGCACATGCTGGTCAGCGTGCCCAACAGTAGAAAAGAGCTCGTAAATTTTTACGAGGTACGCGAGAACCTTGCTGGCCGCCTAACCCAGACCCTAAGGGGGCAACTAACTCACAAGCAGTGGGCCAACGTCGCCAGGACCGCCGAATTCGCATTCAACGAGCAGCTCCGGGAAGCAGGAGAGCGGCCTGGCCGCTTCCTAAAGACAGGTGATACTCGCCTGAGCATCAACAACCTGGGTAAGGAGTTGATGGTGCTCGTGTGGGCTGCCGAGGACGCTACCGAGGATGAGTTAGACGTGATTCGCGTAAGTTGGCAGCGCCTACACCGCATCGAGCGGTGGTGGCTGTTCAATCAGACGGTCGCCCTGAATGGCGACCCACGCGGACGTGGTAAAGGCTGGCGGGCCGCGCTGAGGCTCATGCTGGCCGCCACACCAACTGGGCCAGGCAATGACGTCAATGACCCGGACACCACCTTAAAATTGATGCCCACTCGCACCGTGAAAACAAAAAGCGGGAAGAACGACATGGAACCCATGTTCCGGAAGGCCAGCGCATGA